The region tatatataatatattaatttttttctctttatataattcataaaccccgctttattaatttttatagcacttttttatccttaatattaacattaagctaattttttatccttttttttattgtagctcatttatattattaactctaattatattgtaaaaaacatattaatatgaTCACAtgtattttctcatttttgaaatctagttatatatttaatttatgtatttaatatgtttttttataaaatgtacaactattatatttattttaattttggagcacaaaatttaaatttgtattgtCAGCTCTACACTATTTTAACTAGCAAAATtcatgtcactaatttaattagtCAAAACAATAGAGAGTTTTAATTACCGTAATTCATGTAACTAATTTAACTACCCTTAATtcgtaaaattaaattaatgatttatcctatcttcaaaataattaaaataaaatcttatttttgtataattttaaccgTAAAGagttatgtaatatttaaaaataaaaatcaaactctAATTGCCCAGTAAGAAGGGTAATTtgacaatttaattatttttttattaaatattaaaaacaaattatctaaacatgaataaatattatatatatatatatatatatatataaaatgttaatattttaagaaaagaaaaaacattatatataagtGCCGTCGGCGGTCGGTGGGGATTTTGGGAGACTACTGGTATAATTAGCCCTTCTCTACCGTGGAATAAGGCGACCGCCGCCGGTCGCCGGAATCACTCACACAGCCGCCGATGAAGCATTATATAATACGCTCGCGATGGAGCTCCTTGTTCTCCGTTCGCCGTCTCACTCAACGGTCACTGATTTCACTTCATCCTATCATTCTCCCATCATCCTCGAATATGGGTTTCTCCAATTATTCTCCAACAAATGACAGGAAGAACTGTAGGTCTCACGCTTTCCTTTTCTCCACTCTCATTCAACTGTTCTTGACCTGCAATAGACTCTCAAGAGCTTGTGAGGCATTCTCTGCAATGAGGTTCATTTTCAACTTCGTTCCGCCTGACTTATACTACTGGAACTGCTTGCTCCGCGATTTCAATTCCGCTGGTTTGGTCTCTCAGGTATGGCTCGTGTATTGCGATATGCTTTCATGTGGGTTTGTGCCAAATGTAGCTACACGCAATATAGCGATTCATTCTTTGTGCAAAGTTGGGAACTTGAACTTGGCACTTGATTTGCTCAGGATAAACACAACCCATCACCCCGAAATTGATACTGTTACTTACAATACAATCATTTGGGGGTTTTGCAGACTGGGACTTGTCCATCAGGCTCTTGGATTGGTTTCGGATATGGTCAAGAAAGGTGTTCCTCTTGATTCTTACACTTGCAACATTTTGATTAAAGGTTTTTGCGACATCGGGCAGTTAGAATATGCCCACTTGTTTATGATTAGTATTGTAGATTTAGCAGAGCCTTATCCTGATACAGTGACTTTAAATACATTGATTGATGGGTACTGCAAAACTGGTGAGGTTAATACTGCTGAGGACTTGATAGAGAGTATGCCAAAAGAGGGGCTGCTACCGGACATTGTCACTTACAATACTATAATTGATAGGTTATGCAAAACAGGAGATTTTAACCGTGCCAGTTACTTCATAAATGAATCAGTGGATGTAAAAGGATCAAATTCAACCCAGAATTTGTTCATGTATACATCGCTTATTAATGGGTACTGCAAGTGGATGGGGCTTGAGCAAGCGCTGTCTATCTATGAGGAAATATTGGTGGGTGGTCTTGTACCTGATGTTGTAACTTATAGCTCAATGATCAATGCTTTCTGCAAGAACAGGAGGTTAGAGGAAGCCAAACTGCTTTTAGATGAGATGAGGAAAATGGCCGTGGATCCTAATCATGTTTCCTTCTCTACACTCATTGATTTCTCCTTCAAAAAAAGGGATCTAATGAGTGCTTTATCACTTCAAGCACAAATGGTAGTTCGAGGATATGCATTTGATGTTGTCATTTGCACCATTTTGATGGATGGGTTGTTTAAGGCAGGAAAACCTGCAGAAGCTGAGGAAATGTACAAGACTCTTTGGAAATTCAGTTTGATTCCAGATTGTATTACTTATTCTGTTATGATTGATGGTTTCAGTAAATTAGGAGAAATGAAACGTGTAGACAGCTTACTGAACGAAATGGAGGCAAATAATGTTTATCCAGATGTTATTACATATTCCTCTGTGATAAATGGTCATATCAAGAAAGGAATGCTCGATTCTGCAGTTAATATCCTTACGAAGATGACATCATCCCTAAATATCCTCCCAAATACTTACACTTATGCTTCGTTGATTGACGGCTGTTTCAAGTTGGGAAAACGTGATGTTGCCTTTAGCTTATACGAAGAGATGAAGTCAAAAGGGGTAGATGAGAATCATTTTGTTCTCGATTCTTTTATCAATTGTTTAAAACGAGAAGGGAAGTTTGAACAGGCTGAGGAATTGTTCAGGGATTTAGTATCGAAAGGATTAACACCCGATTGTGCTAACTACACTTCGATGATGGATGTATTCTTCAAAGCAGGAAATGAGTCAGCTG is a window of Impatiens glandulifera unplaced genomic scaffold, dImpGla2.1, whole genome shotgun sequence DNA encoding:
- the LOC124917256 gene encoding pentatricopeptide repeat-containing protein At5g14770, mitochondrial-like isoform X1; this translates as MKHYIIRSRWSSLFSVRRLTQRSLISLHPIILPSSSNMGFSNYSPTNDRKNCRSHAFLFSTLIQLFLTCNRLSRACEAFSAMRFIFNFVPPDLYYWNCLLRDFNSAGLVSQVWLVYCDMLSCGFVPNVATRNIAIHSLCKVGNLNLALDLLRINTTHHPEIDTVTYNTIIWGFCRLGLVHQALGLVSDMVKKGVPLDSYTCNILIKGFCDIGQLEYAHLFMISIVDLAEPYPDTVTLNTLIDGYCKTGEVNTAEDLIESMPKEGLLPDIVTYNTIIDRLCKTGDFNRASYFINESVDVKGSNSTQNLFMYTSLINGYCKWMGLEQALSIYEEILVGGLVPDVVTYSSMINAFCKNRRLEEAKLLLDEMRKMAVDPNHVSFSTLIDFSFKKRDLMSALSLQAQMVVRGYAFDVVICTILMDGLFKAGKPAEAEEMYKTLWKFSLIPDCITYSVMIDGFSKLGEMKRVDSLLNEMEANNVYPDVITYSSVINGHIKKGMLDSAVNILTKMTSSLNILPNTYTYASLIDGCFKLGKRDVAFSLYEEMKSKGVDENHFVLDSFINCLKREGKFEQAEELFRDLVSKGLTPDCANYTSMMDVFFKAGNESAALSMAQEMSTRNIGLDTIAYNVLINGLSKLGNYRTETLYDGIKQSGLVPDLATYNTLIGAYCREGNLQDAINLWDGMKNDGLIPNSITCNSMIGGLCVGGNVKKAMDLLSEMSKMGFQPTPTTHRLVLNAVSVEQRVRADTIVSIHEQLVGMGLKQSQMTYNNLMSILCKLGMTRKATLMLDKMIREGMEVDTNTYNALIRGYCKSAHIKRAFATYSHMLVKGISPNITTYNSLLGSLLNSGMEDEVLKLIDEMKGKGFLPTANTYDILISGHAKLGNKKESIKYYCEMISKGFLPRTSTYNALINDFASDGKMKQARELMNEMKSRGVLISSSTYDILISGWCRLSKHVELEKKLRKMYRVEAKNLIKEMHEKGFVPCETTLDCISSALAKPGKKVDVRRLLDKLYKGKE
- the LOC124917256 gene encoding pentatricopeptide repeat-containing protein At5g14770, mitochondrial-like isoform X2; the protein is MVKKGVPLDSYTCNILIKGFCDIGQLEYAHLFMISIVDLAEPYPDTVTLNTLIDGYCKTGEVNTAEDLIESMPKEGLLPDIVTYNTIIDRLCKTGDFNRASYFINESVDVKGSNSTQNLFMYTSLINGYCKWMGLEQALSIYEEILVGGLVPDVVTYSSMINAFCKNRRLEEAKLLLDEMRKMAVDPNHVSFSTLIDFSFKKRDLMSALSLQAQMVVRGYAFDVVICTILMDGLFKAGKPAEAEEMYKTLWKFSLIPDCITYSVMIDGFSKLGEMKRVDSLLNEMEANNVYPDVITYSSVINGHIKKGMLDSAVNILTKMTSSLNILPNTYTYASLIDGCFKLGKRDVAFSLYEEMKSKGVDENHFVLDSFINCLKREGKFEQAEELFRDLVSKGLTPDCANYTSMMDVFFKAGNESAALSMAQEMSTRNIGLDTIAYNVLINGLSKLGNYRTETLYDGIKQSGLVPDLATYNTLIGAYCREGNLQDAINLWDGMKNDGLIPNSITCNSMIGGLCVGGNVKKAMDLLSEMSKMGFQPTPTTHRLVLNAVSVEQRVRADTIVSIHEQLVGMGLKQSQMTYNNLMSILCKLGMTRKATLMLDKMIREGMEVDTNTYNALIRGYCKSAHIKRAFATYSHMLVKGISPNITTYNSLLGSLLNSGMEDEVLKLIDEMKGKGFLPTANTYDILISGHAKLGNKKESIKYYCEMISKGFLPRTSTYNALINDFASDGKMKQARELMNEMKSRGVLISSSTYDILISGWCRLSKHVELEKKLRKMYRVEAKNLIKEMHEKGFVPCETTLDCISSALAKPGKKVDVRRLLDKLYKGKE